The DNA window GTTAACAACCGCTGCGTCTGATAGTTGTTCGGATTGACGTCCTTGTACAACGATTTGAGTCACTTTTTCCTCCGGATCAAGGGTCAATTCGACCTTATCTCCACCGTTCACATCAGCGATCAAATCCGCCAAACTAGCATCACTTATTCCGTTTATCACCACTTTTGGCTTCTCAGCTAGATATTTCAATTCTGGATAACCGCTGGCATTTTTATATGACAAAAGAGAATTCCCATCAATACTAATCAAGGTTCCTGTTACCGTACGTTCCACGCCTTGCGTTACTTCGATCGAATCCAGTACGTTATTCTTAACTACATAACTCACAGCCATATCCGGCTTTAATTCACCCAAAGTAAGAATCTGAGACTGATAACGCACAATAGTTCCATTAGCGCTGTCATCAAATTTAAATGTTTCCGTGTTACCGGAAGCGTCTTTAATACTCAACGTTTTATCTGTAACATTTACGCTACTTACGGTTCCTTTACCGCTCTTATTCACAATCGCAGATTTTACCTGCACAATAATCGGCTTATTAGCCCCCGAGTAAGTTTCACGCTGAACTACTACCGTGCTATCTGGTGTGAGGTTTTCCGCCTTTATAGCATTACCGTTCTGATCAAGGAAAGCTGTGTTCTGATCATAAGTATAAGTCACGGAATCGTTATTCACTAGAAGTAGCATGCGATTGCCACTGAGCATCCGCAGTAATGTACCTTCTGTGCTATCAAGCTGCTGTTTGGCATCGAGCACTTCAACGTAGGCAGCTGAACCAACCTTGTCCACAACGAGTACTTTGGTATAAGGTTTAAGTTCCGCCTTCGTTGTTTTAACTTCTGAATCTTTTGTAAAATATACGCTCCGGTTGTCTAGAATGAAGCTCTTCAGCTGACCGTTTACAGCTAGTGTCAATTTACTATCCGTCAACTCTGTCACAATGCCTTCAAAGACATTATTATAATTAGGAGTAAAATGATCTCCACCACGACTTAGAAACGTAGCAAGCTGTGCTCTAGTAACATTACCTAGTGGATCAAATTTATTACCTTCAACACCTTTTGTAATATCCAATTGAACAGCTACATTAACGTATCCTCGGCTCGATGCTGTAATTTTATCATTATCAGCGAACCCGGTAGAATTACTAGCTGAAGCTTTTGCTTCCGCATCCTTACCTAATGCTCTCACTAGAATCTTGGCTACCCATTCTCGAGAAGCTTTTTTCGAACCCCAAGTTTCTTTAGCTCCAGTAGCTGCAGCCTCTTCTTTCTTGTCGATGAGGTTTTTCTTTACTGCAAGTTCTACATAAGGTTTGTAATAGTTACCGACATTAAGCTCGCTCGGTGAATTAGAACCATCACCTTTTTGGGAGTCCAAGTTCATGAAGCGGATCGCCATAGTGATGGCTTCCTGTTGAGTCACACTATCACTTGGACGGAACTTACCTTCATTACCAAGAATGATTCCTTCAGCTGCTAGTTTGTAAATATGTTTTTCAGCCCAAAACCCGTCTTTGACATCACTAAATATAGAAACAGATGCTGTGCTTTGGTTCGAGGCAGTTGGCGCTGCTTGATCAGCGAAGGCAGCTGCTCCGCCACTTAAGCACATAGCCGTTACTAACATTGTCGAAACTGCTTGTTTTGTATTTCGTTTGAAGCTGCGTTTAAATGATGACATTAATTTCTCCCCTTTTTAAAAAATGGTCCCTACCATATTCGACGGTAAGGGACCTCATTCCTCTAATTCTCTCTAATTTCTTGTCATTGGATGTTCCAATTCAACATGTCCCATTAGACTATCTACTTGAGCTCCATCAACAAGAAGTTCGATTGTCTTCACTTCAGTGAACTGGAACATCGTTTGCTTCAATGAATCAATAGCAAGAGATTCTCCGCCAGCTCCAAGACGAGCTTCATCTGGCAATGTAATGTCCACCGTAAGTTCACCATCGGCAAATTTGACAGATTTGAATATTACCTTTTCCCATAGAGCGAACAAATCTGCATTACCACTGTCCTGCAAAGTTTTCAAAGCAACTTCGTATTTCTGGGTATCCTCGGAATACGAAATTTCCTTAGAGACCTGCTTCAAATCCATCATTTGATCATCCGTGTAATACGTTTTAATTGTTTCCTTCGTTTCCTGAGTTTCTTTCGTGTCCGTCTCCACAGTGTTATTTTCTGATCCCTCTGTCGTGTTACCTGGTGACACAGTAACAGGATCACTGACACTATTACTTTCCGTCCCCTCATTTTGGGAGTTACTTCCCGATGAAGCCTGAGGTTTCTGACCACAACCTGTGCTCAGGACCAACAAAAGAATCAACATCCCGAAGACCCACTTTTTTTTGTTCATGATGACTCCTCCTTTGTTGAACACTTAGTTGACACCAAGATATTCCTTGATACCCTTTACAACTCCAGCCGCTACACTGTTCTGGAACGATTCAGTATACAATACTGCATCGTCTTTAGGGTTACTTAAATAACCGCATTCCAGAAGAACGGCTGGCATTTTGGTTTCCCGAGTGACATGCAAGCTTTTGGAGCGTACTTTCCGATCAGTCAACCCGGAAGATGAAACGAGATACTTATGCATCACATTTGCAAGTTCGATACTTTCTTTCCGAGTATAATACGTTTCAACTCCACTAGCAGTTGCAGATCCAGAGTTAGCATGGATTGAAATAAAGATATCAGCATTCAAATCATTTGCGATCTTTACCCGATCCTGGAGCGTAGGGTACGTATCGCCGCTTCGTGTAAGAACATAATCAATTTCAGGCTCATTCTTCAGCAACTGCTCCACTTTCAATACAACAGCGAGGTTGAAATCTTTCTCTTTCTTTTTCGTTACACTTATCGCACCTGGATCGGTTCCTCCATGACCAGCGTCGATCACAACTAGCTTTTTACCACTTCCACCCGGAACGGATGGAGTAGAAGAATCGCTATTTAGATCTACAAAGATGAGCCCATCATTGTCATTGGTCAGTGTATAGTTTATAGATTTCGTTAAATCTATGACCACACGAATCGTAGAGGGACTATCACTAAATAAGGAATAACGAATTTTGGATACGTCAGGGTAGCCTTCTACGTCGATATATCCATTCATGTTGGAATCTAGCATTTGTCCGTTTGAGAACGTATCCGAAAACTTCGCATTTGGTAGATCAACAACCAACCGATCAGGACCCGTTAGTTTGAAAATATTAGGTGTCACATTTTTATCGGTGGCAATCATCAGTTTATTGTCACTAAAACTTATACCCCCAATTGATGCTAAATTAACATTTACATCTGGAGGTGTAGGATTGGTAGATCCATTATTAGAATCATCATTTCCACCCGATCCGTTTTCATTCCCGGAATTTGGGGTAATTAAATACGCAGACTTCGTTTCGTTATTCCATTGAACTGTTAACCCTACTTGCTCACTAATGAAACGTAAAGGAACAAGTGTCGTATCGCCTTTTAATATTGGAGCAACCAATAATTTAACTTGGTTATCGTTCACTGTTGCCATTTTGTTATCCACAACAAGCTTCATTGTTGTACCGGATTGCTGTATGGTTACCGTGCGCGTTACTTTATCCCAGTTGACGTTAAATCCTAGCTCCTCGACGACGACACGAATTGGTATCATTACATTACCGTTCACATTTTGAACTTCCCCGTTCTTAGGTAAGTTCAGTGCTTTTCCATCAAGATAGATGCTAGTATTACTAGCAGCATGTCCCATCCCCGGAAAAATGAACACAAAACTACAAAGAAACATCACCAACACTAAACCTATTTTTTTCATCCGTCACCCCTACCATCCTAATATTTTTGTCTGCGAAGAATAAGTAAGTAGCTCTCTTAGACTTCGCTAGACGACATATTAGACGTTAGGACCCCTTAAAAGTTGCGTAATTATGCCATTTTAATCGAAAAAGTTACAATTTTATCACTTTTACAAAAAAACCATCCCCTAGCCAAAAGGCTGACGGGATGGTTTTTCACAAAATTTATTTAGTCATTGGATGTTCCAACTCAACGTGGCCCATTAAGGTGTCTACCTTATCCCCGTTGACCGTTAGTTCTAGTTGTTTCACTTCTTCAAATTGGAAGAACGTTGCCTTCAGGGCATCGATAGCGAGAGATTCTCCGCCTGAACCAAGTCTAGCTTCGTCTGGCAATTGAATATCAACCGTTAATTCTCCATCTGTAAATGAGGTGGAATTCAGTATGACCTTCCCCCATAAGGAGATCACACCACTACCACTAACATTTTGCAGCGCCTTGAATGCCTCACTATATTTCGAATTAGCTTTGGCATCCACAAAAGTAATTTCCTGCTCCATCTCTTTCAAATCCATGATATCGTCATCCGTATAATAGACCTTAATTGCTAGTTTCTGTGATGTTGGCGTATCAGTTTGCTCATTTGGATCGTTATTCTGAGCTCCCTGAGTGGAATTAGTTGAGTCCGGTACAACCGTTGCCGGCGGCTCTGCCTCATTTACAGACAAATTCGGTAATTGCTCATTCTCTCCAGAACCCGCCAAGGGCTTCTGACCACAACCAACTGCAGCTATCATCAAGAATATCATAAGTGCGATTACACTTATTTTTTTCATTTTGTACCCCCCTTAAAGTCTTTCGCCGCTGCTTGTCCCATTCATTACAGACCAAAGTATTCTTTGATACCAGCGACAATTCCTGCTGCAATACGATCTTGTACAATCGGATCGAACAAGACAGACTCATCATATGCATTACTTAAATAGCCAGACTCTAGAAGTACTGCTGGCATCGTAGTTTCCCTAGTAACAAGCAGATTCTTTTGACGTACCTTTCGATCATTAAGTCCTGTTGCCTGTACTAAATTTTTATGCATCACATTCGCAAGGGCAATGCTGTCATCACGCGTATAATACGTTTCTGTACCACTAGGGTTGGTCTTAATTGTATCATCCACACTGTTGGCATGAATAGATATAAAGATGTCCGCTTTTATATTATTAGCAATATTCGGTCGATTCTTAAGTGTTAAAGTCGTGTCATCACTACGATTCATTACAACGGTAATATTAGGTTCCAGCTTCAAAAGCGCCTCTACTTTCAGAGCAATTGCTAGATTATAGTCTTTTTCTAGTCTAGTAGGACTACTTGTACCCGGATCTGTACCGCCATGTCCCGCATCAATCACAACCACTTTTTGTCCAATGGTGGCATTTGGTAGCGTCGGACTGACAGTTACTCCCGACAAATCGATAATTAGCATACCATCGTTTAAATTGGTAACTGAATACTGACTACTCTGATTCAGATCCATAACAAATCTGATCGTCGATGGCGCGCTGCTGAATAACGAGTATCTTACTTTAGAGATGCCCGCATTATCAGTTATTCCTAGTTCCCCTTTATTACTTGCATCTAAGGCAAAAGTATCACCAAAGGCTGCATTAGGTATATCTACGACAATCCGATCAGGACCAGACATCGTAAAGACATTAGGCTTAACCGCTCCATCTACTGCTATCATTAATTTATTGTCCAAGAAGCTTACATTATTAATATGGGTAAGCGTTTCTGATATGTATCCATTGCCTATCCCTGTTTCTGAATTATTATCAGGTACGGTCACAACATTCCCACTATTAGGAGCTGAGGTCGCTCCACCCGGGAGTATTTCTTCGGCTGTTCCGCCTTCAGGGCTATACAAGTAAGCAGACTTAGCTTGATTATCCCAGCTTACCTTAAGTCCCATCGACTGACTGACAAAACGTAAAGGGACCATCGTCGTATTATTTTGCAAATACGGTGCAACACCAAGAGCTACACTTTCTTCACCAACCAATGCCGTTGCCTTATTTAGCGTAAGTAAAAGTGCCGTATCCCCTTGTTTGATCGTGACGGTTCCGCTCTTCTTCTCCCATTCCACATCGTACCCTAGACCCTCCGAAATAACGCGGATAGGGACCATAACACTCCCTTTAACGTTACCAGCCTGAGCTTCCTTAGGCTGAGCCAATTCCAAACCATCTAAGTAAATATGGGTATCCGTCGAAGCTGCATGACCCCAACTTGGAAAAGCCAATAAGAAAACTATCAGAGTCAAGAAAAAACCAAATTTCTTCATCATCATGCTCCTATCATTCTTGTAATTTACCGGATGATGACCGGTATGCTCCAGTAATTTCGACAACAACAAATCAATCTGACATATTAAACGCTTCCAAATCACCAAATGTTGCTAATTACTTCCATAGTAACAGAAATAATTATTTTCTCATAGACTTATATCTTCATAGAAAGACAAAGTAAGACAACAAGGCTATCTTCCACCTTGTTGTCTTATTCAATTGAACTTTTCAATTAACAAATACCAGTTGTACCCAATAAAATAATAAGAACAATGTAAGTAATGTTGTTAATGGAATTACAATTAACGAGACGCTTAAATAATCCTTCCATTTCACCACGATATTATTTTTTCTTAAGATATGCATCCAAATAAGTGAGGCAAGTGTTCCAATAGGTAATAACAATGATCCTATATCGCTACCAATAATATTTGCAAGATAGATAGTCTTTAACGTAATTGGATCCAATCCCATTTCGGTTAAGGTTATGGTTCCGAGCATTAATGCCGGATGATTATTAAATATATTAGATAGTATTGAGACTAATCCTCCCATAAGTAGGCTCACATGCAGGAGCCCCTGGTTAACAATAGGTTCACATATTCTTATAAGCATGTCTGTTAGCCCGGCATTGTGAAGTCCGTAAATAATGACATACATAGAGAACGCAAAGATAAAGATGTGCCAAGGAATCTTCTTTAATATATCCAACGGAGTAATGCCCAAATGATACCATCGCCATAAAAGTAATACGAATGACCCTAATACAGCAACCCATTCGATTGGAATAGCCAGATAAGAGGCTACAAAGAGGAGACACCTCATCGCAAAGACAAACAATAATAACCTCAACATAGATCTAGTACGTTTACTCTTTGGTTCTTCAGCTGCGCTTCCTGTTAATGGTTGGGGATGTTTGATTAACAATTCCTTCTTCAAATCATGCTTAAAATTTGGCAAAGTTTTTGGCAATTTTCTTTTTATTAAGATAAACATTAACCATGACATAAAGCACAAACCCAAAGTTGCTGGTATGAACATCATGGCTGTATGCATATAGAGAGACATATGAACAATTTTTAATGCGATTAAATTTACAATATTACTTACACCAATGGGTGCGCTAGAAGCGGTTGCAATCAACGCTCCACTTAATAGATAGGGAATCATTTCTTTTTGTTTTAATTGAAAACTTCTGAGGAGTAAGATTAATATTGGAGTCGTAATCAAAATACTGCCATCGTTATTAAACAGTAGCGTCATTAAAAAACATAATATTTGAATGTACCAGTATAGACGATAGCCTGAGCCTTTAGTTAAAACGGCTAGCCTTTCAGCTGCCCAGTTGAAGAAACCAAAGCTTTCTAGTATGACAGCCATCACAACGGTCGCCATAATAGTCATCGATGCTCCACCAATTTTACTGAAAATATCTATCAGGTCTCCACTAGATACTATTCCTGTCATTAATATAATCGCTGCCCCGATCGAAGCTGGCCAAGCTTCATTTATACCACCTGGCCTCCAAAATATTACCAGCAAGGTTATAATGAAAACAAATACAGTAATTCCTATTCCATAAATCATAATTTTTCCTCCTTAACTATCAGCAATACAACACTCCTTAATGGTTATATTTTCTATATCTATATTCTTCTCTACTATGTAGGAACTGGATTTTTAGCTAAATCTATTAAAATGTGTGTTCAACTAATAGAATCAAGATTTCAAAAAAAAGACCACCCTCTAGCCGACTATGACCAGTTAGATAAGGCGATCTTCTTTGTTTATAGTCCGATAATTCCAGATGGATTTCTTAGTTTAATATCTATGATAGGTTGATCTGTGCAAAATTCGGAATAAGAGTTAGACGGCCTTTTCCAGGGCCCTTACCATCACCAGGAACGAAGATCCCCACTGTCTGTACACTAGCAATACCCACTGCAAAATCGGAATGTGGTTGAACATCAAATGTAAGAGTCGGTGCATTGAATCGAGTTACAACTAGCCGGAGCAATCTATCTCCTTCATTTCTTAGTTCTATCAGTAGGTTGATACCCGGCGGGCTTTCTTCTATAAAATAACCTTTTCCAACTCCAACAGCTTGCTCAACATGTAGATCCACATGCTTCATTGTTATTGACTCCTTTCGATATCAGATACAGTATAGTATTTTATTTCTAACAATTTGCTACTGGCTATTTGACT is part of the Paenibacillus segetis genome and encodes:
- a CDS encoding S-layer homology domain-containing protein; translation: MSSFKRSFKRNTKQAVSTMLVTAMCLSGGAAAFADQAAPTASNQSTASVSIFSDVKDGFWAEKHIYKLAAEGIILGNEGKFRPSDSVTQQEAITMAIRFMNLDSQKGDGSNSPSELNVGNYYKPYVELAVKKNLIDKKEEAAATGAKETWGSKKASREWVAKILVRALGKDAEAKASASNSTGFADNDKITASSRGYVNVAVQLDITKGVEGNKFDPLGNVTRAQLATFLSRGGDHFTPNYNNVFEGIVTELTDSKLTLAVNGQLKSFILDNRSVYFTKDSEVKTTKAELKPYTKVLVVDKVGSAAYVEVLDAKQQLDSTEGTLLRMLSGNRMLLLVNNDSVTYTYDQNTAFLDQNGNAIKAENLTPDSTVVVQRETYSGANKPIIVQVKSAIVNKSGKGTVSSVNVTDKTLSIKDASGNTETFKFDDSANGTIVRYQSQILTLGELKPDMAVSYVVKNNVLDSIEVTQGVERTVTGTLISIDGNSLLSYKNASGYPELKYLAEKPKVVINGISDASLADLIADVNGGDKVELTLDPEEKVTQIVVQGRQSEQLSDAAVVNYDTKSKTLTVLDSAKKPHVFVVDEKTKLDYNSKTPTLSGVESLLTKDRKINITHIGDRVLSLQVIYKYDGTFLTADTTKKIITVQLADGKTVAVPYQGSTPSIELYGKTNVAIGDIKLGDPVTLILSANQDALQTLAVKSTVQFEVSSVSTANSRIRAVVDGVSNEFYVNEATLMNENGAVIKLADLEAGQTINVTFSGKTAVSLQVVKLTLGKIQSIDSSILTLKSFDGATETFSLSGGVKVLRGSSVSTGITSLTTSDHVEVRKGTDGSLIIKVLTVLERKVSRYDGINKEILVIRANLSDNNYRFAVTPETYIHQGDTTLSVQSLKENDKIVLYFNGDKLVEVEKQ
- a CDS encoding GerMN domain-containing protein yields the protein MNKKKWVFGMLILLLVLSTGCGQKPQASSGSNSQNEGTESNSVSDPVTVSPGNTTEGSENNTVETDTKETQETKETIKTYYTDDQMMDLKQVSKEISYSEDTQKYEVALKTLQDSGNADLFALWEKVIFKSVKFADGELTVDITLPDEARLGAGGESLAIDSLKQTMFQFTEVKTIELLVDGAQVDSLMGHVELEHPMTRN
- a CDS encoding N-acetylmuramoyl-L-alanine amidase family protein, with the translated sequence MKKIGLVLVMFLCSFVFIFPGMGHAASNTSIYLDGKALNLPKNGEVQNVNGNVMIPIRVVVEELGFNVNWDKVTRTVTIQQSGTTMKLVVDNKMATVNDNQVKLLVAPILKGDTTLVPLRFISEQVGLTVQWNNETKSAYLITPNSGNENGSGGNDDSNNGSTNPTPPDVNVNLASIGGISFSDNKLMIATDKNVTPNIFKLTGPDRLVVDLPNAKFSDTFSNGQMLDSNMNGYIDVEGYPDVSKIRYSLFSDSPSTIRVVIDLTKSINYTLTNDNDGLIFVDLNSDSSTPSVPGGSGKKLVVIDAGHGGTDPGAISVTKKKEKDFNLAVVLKVEQLLKNEPEIDYVLTRSGDTYPTLQDRVKIANDLNADIFISIHANSGSATASGVETYYTRKESIELANVMHKYLVSSSGLTDRKVRSKSLHVTRETKMPAVLLECGYLSNPKDDAVLYTESFQNSVAAGVVKGIKEYLGVN
- a CDS encoding GerMN domain-containing protein, translating into MKKISVIALMIFLMIAAVGCGQKPLAGSGENEQLPNLSVNEAEPPATVVPDSTNSTQGAQNNDPNEQTDTPTSQKLAIKVYYTDDDIMDLKEMEQEITFVDAKANSKYSEAFKALQNVSGSGVISLWGKVILNSTSFTDGELTVDIQLPDEARLGSGGESLAIDALKATFFQFEEVKQLELTVNGDKVDTLMGHVELEHPMTK
- a CDS encoding N-acetylmuramoyl-L-alanine amidase family protein — translated: MIWKRLICQIDLLLSKLLEHTGHHPVNYKNDRSMMMKKFGFFLTLIVFLLAFPSWGHAASTDTHIYLDGLELAQPKEAQAGNVKGSVMVPIRVISEGLGYDVEWEKKSGTVTIKQGDTALLLTLNKATALVGEESVALGVAPYLQNNTTMVPLRFVSQSMGLKVSWDNQAKSAYLYSPEGGTAEEILPGGATSAPNSGNVVTVPDNNSETGIGNGYISETLTHINNVSFLDNKLMIAVDGAVKPNVFTMSGPDRIVVDIPNAAFGDTFALDASNKGELGITDNAGISKVRYSLFSSAPSTIRFVMDLNQSSQYSVTNLNDGMLIIDLSGVTVSPTLPNATIGQKVVVIDAGHGGTDPGTSSPTRLEKDYNLAIALKVEALLKLEPNITVVMNRSDDTTLTLKNRPNIANNIKADIFISIHANSVDDTIKTNPSGTETYYTRDDSIALANVMHKNLVQATGLNDRKVRQKNLLVTRETTMPAVLLESGYLSNAYDESVLFDPIVQDRIAAGIVAGIKEYFGL
- a CDS encoding arsenic transporter, translating into MIYGIGITVFVFIITLLVIFWRPGGINEAWPASIGAAIILMTGIVSSGDLIDIFSKIGGASMTIMATVVMAVILESFGFFNWAAERLAVLTKGSGYRLYWYIQILCFLMTLLFNNDGSILITTPILILLLRSFQLKQKEMIPYLLSGALIATASSAPIGVSNIVNLIALKIVHMSLYMHTAMMFIPATLGLCFMSWLMFILIKRKLPKTLPNFKHDLKKELLIKHPQPLTGSAAEEPKSKRTRSMLRLLLFVFAMRCLLFVASYLAIPIEWVAVLGSFVLLLWRWYHLGITPLDILKKIPWHIFIFAFSMYVIIYGLHNAGLTDMLIRICEPIVNQGLLHVSLLMGGLVSILSNIFNNHPALMLGTITLTEMGLDPITLKTIYLANIIGSDIGSLLLPIGTLASLIWMHILRKNNIVVKWKDYLSVSLIVIPLTTLLTLFLLFYWVQLVFVN